One genomic window of Cellulophaga sp. Hel_I_12 includes the following:
- a CDS encoding M14 family metallopeptidase — translation MYTIDKLGVHASNDFDGARLNGFEQKNDSTVIVKIIPENTPINNSPYYAFSTWSNEPKPVYYTFEYPEGYKHRYFPKLKVDGHWTIIDSSAVFENDTIVTIKLNVTKSPIIVAAQEIQSSTHVKEWYINLANENKSTIKIGSVGKSKLNRNLPVLDIGIGEPKNKEIIVLLTRQHPPEVTGYFAFQEFLKTVTNKSDLSTAFLEKYRVIAFPIMNPDGVDLGHWRHNAGGIDLNRDWSKYHQPEIKNAVTFITKELKQNNSKLILGLDFHSTWYDVFYTNEIREETSLPDFISNWFKKLEENITNYKVNEQSANSTKPVSKGWFLMAHSAVGITYEMGDATPKETIQEIGKAAAEQMMNLLLINN, via the coding sequence TTTTGAACAAAAAAATGATTCTACGGTGATCGTAAAAATAATACCAGAAAACACACCCATAAACAATAGTCCCTATTACGCTTTTAGTACTTGGTCTAACGAGCCAAAACCTGTGTATTATACTTTTGAATATCCTGAAGGATACAAACACAGGTATTTTCCAAAATTAAAAGTTGATGGCCACTGGACCATCATAGATTCTAGCGCCGTTTTTGAAAATGATACAATAGTAACCATAAAACTAAATGTAACTAAAAGTCCAATAATAGTTGCAGCTCAAGAAATACAGTCCTCTACCCATGTAAAAGAGTGGTATATAAATTTGGCCAATGAAAACAAGAGCACTATTAAAATAGGTAGTGTTGGAAAATCAAAACTAAATAGAAACTTACCTGTTTTAGATATTGGCATAGGTGAGCCTAAAAATAAAGAAATTATTGTGTTATTAACACGACAGCATCCTCCAGAAGTTACAGGCTATTTTGCTTTTCAAGAATTCTTAAAGACAGTTACAAACAAGTCTGATTTGTCTACTGCTTTTTTGGAAAAATACCGTGTTATTGCATTCCCAATAATGAATCCGGATGGCGTTGATCTTGGGCATTGGCGACATAATGCAGGGGGTATTGATCTCAATCGAGATTGGTCAAAATACCACCAACCAGAAATTAAAAATGCAGTTACTTTTATTACTAAAGAATTAAAGCAAAACAATTCAAAATTAATTTTGGGTCTAGATTTTCATTCCACTTGGTATGACGTTTTTTATACCAATGAAATTAGAGAAGAAACTAGCTTGCCCGACTTTATTTCAAATTGGTTTAAAAAATTAGAGGAAAACATAACGAATTACAAGGTAAACGAGCAGTCAGCAAATAGTACAAAGCCTGTGTCAAAAGGTTGGTTTTTAATGGCGCATAGTGCCGTTGGTATTACCTATGAAATGGGTGATGCCACGCCCAAAGAAACAATACAAGAAATCGGCAAAGCAGCCGCAGAACAAATGATGAACCTCCTTTTAATAAATAACTAA
- a CDS encoding SusC/RagA family TonB-linked outer membrane protein — MQKLFLILLIAIGAIFNGNSQTISGNVSDQSGPLPGASVLIKGTTQGATTDFDGNYTIDATTGQILVFSYIGYKSEEIVVGSQKTINVTLKEDAEALDEVVVSVLGFKEKRDNVASTYSVIGAESVTRSKEPTLINGLAGKAAGVNITGTSADPGAGSNIQIRGVSSINGSAPLIVVDGIPINNSNLEGFGSDADAGVSQQSRLNDINPDDIESIQVFKGASAGSLYGSRALGGVIVITTKRGKAGKLKASFSSSISVDQINRVHSLQQNYGQGTGGNYSPTAANSWGDKIADRSGAEDVFNTSGRYFEAANGNRYYPLASGGKNSRAVFSDSNFDQVFQNGLAQDTKISLSGGTEKATFYFSAAHLDQVGIMKNSDYKRNSLSFGNTYKFNDWLSTSAKIAYTNSSSNRIQQGSNTAGIYLGLLRNPADFDISDYIGTYYDNNGNPTPFRHRSYRRYLGDTANPTYNNPLWTIYEQTSDTKVERFLSSIDFNINAAPWLNFVIRGGLDYFNDDRVYFQPLFSGDGANNGRYKNEIFQNKEISTDFISLMNFQLSEGLSTNITLGAALNDRTRKQTYVEAIDFLYNSRLQNPSISNNIDTQQRDLILRNVRFYGQTAFEFQDLMNLNLGLTYEDASSSSKSIMYPSAEFALKFSNLFDLSTSSALSFAKLRLAYGEVGLAPDAHNFETGYETASYSTYSDAISLFAFGGGFRLNDDQGNPNLEFEKKREYEIGLDFRFFRNRLSLSGTYYYNNTRDMILNVSLDPSSGFDSFLGNIGELENKGLELEFNYDFLKKEDLTLSLFGNYSQNRNEILDLKGFPGPNFSPGSSINVTALVGQPVSVLTGSAALRNTDGSLDLDANGFPQLDTSGDKVLGDPNPDWKGALGFRANYKNLSLNVLFETSQGNDIGERTRYVLYGFGTHGDVGNEVTLTQDLINSAGTTFAAGSTVRGNIQDFGGGPVLLDESWYTSLGGGFGGSVINEFAIGDASWTRLRELSLAYTLDGKGIKKTGLESIQISATGRNLFLWTKIDGIDPDVSQFSGLGKGLDYFTNPSSKSVVFGITINY; from the coding sequence ATGCAAAAACTATTTTTAATATTACTAATCGCTATAGGAGCGATTTTTAACGGTAATTCCCAGACTATTTCAGGGAATGTAAGTGATCAGTCAGGACCTTTGCCTGGTGCCTCAGTTTTAATAAAAGGCACAACTCAAGGGGCGACTACAGATTTTGATGGTAACTATACTATTGATGCCACTACAGGTCAGATATTAGTATTTTCTTATATCGGCTATAAATCTGAAGAAATAGTTGTCGGGAGTCAAAAGACAATTAATGTAACACTAAAAGAAGATGCTGAAGCTTTAGACGAGGTAGTGGTTTCTGTACTTGGTTTTAAAGAAAAAAGAGATAATGTAGCTTCAACATATTCTGTAATTGGTGCTGAAAGTGTAACGCGATCAAAAGAACCCACTTTAATAAATGGACTAGCGGGTAAAGCGGCTGGTGTAAATATTACTGGGACAAGCGCCGATCCAGGAGCAGGTTCAAACATACAAATTAGAGGGGTGAGTTCCATAAATGGGAGTGCTCCTTTAATTGTTGTGGATGGTATCCCTATTAACAATAGTAATCTTGAAGGTTTTGGTAGCGATGCTGATGCTGGGGTTTCACAACAATCTAGATTAAATGACATTAACCCTGACGACATTGAAAGTATTCAGGTTTTTAAAGGAGCGTCTGCCGGATCTTTGTATGGCTCTAGAGCTTTGGGGGGGGTGATTGTAATTACGACAAAAAGAGGAAAAGCAGGTAAATTAAAAGCATCATTTAGCTCTTCAATCTCAGTCGACCAAATAAATAGAGTTCACTCTTTACAACAAAATTACGGTCAAGGTACTGGAGGTAACTATAGCCCGACGGCGGCAAATTCTTGGGGTGATAAAATTGCGGATCGTTCTGGAGCAGAAGATGTTTTTAATACCTCTGGCAGGTATTTTGAAGCAGCGAATGGCAACCGTTACTATCCCTTAGCTTCGGGTGGTAAAAATTCAAGAGCTGTTTTTAGCGACAGTAATTTTGATCAAGTTTTTCAAAATGGCCTAGCACAAGACACTAAAATAAGCCTCTCTGGGGGTACTGAAAAAGCTACCTTTTACTTCAGTGCAGCGCACCTAGATCAAGTGGGTATTATGAAAAATAGTGATTACAAAAGAAACTCATTAAGCTTTGGAAATACCTATAAATTTAACGATTGGTTAAGCACCTCAGCGAAAATTGCTTATACCAATAGTAGTTCAAACAGAATTCAGCAAGGTTCTAATACCGCAGGTATTTATTTGGGTTTATTAAGAAATCCAGCAGATTTTGATATTAGTGATTACATTGGAACCTATTACGATAACAATGGAAACCCAACGCCCTTTAGACATAGAAGTTACAGAAGGTATTTAGGTGATACTGCTAACCCAACCTATAACAACCCGTTATGGACTATATATGAACAAACTAGTGATACAAAAGTGGAACGTTTTTTAAGTTCTATTGATTTTAATATCAATGCTGCACCGTGGCTAAACTTTGTTATTAGAGGTGGTCTAGATTATTTTAACGATGATCGGGTTTATTTTCAACCCTTATTTTCAGGTGATGGCGCTAACAACGGTCGCTACAAAAATGAAATTTTTCAAAATAAAGAAATATCAACCGACTTTATTTCTTTAATGAACTTTCAACTGTCAGAAGGTTTAAGCACCAATATTACTTTAGGAGCAGCTTTAAATGATAGAACAAGAAAGCAAACTTACGTTGAGGCTATAGACTTTTTATACAATAGTAGATTACAAAACCCGTCTATTTCAAATAACATTGACACCCAACAAAGAGACTTAATTTTAAGAAATGTTCGTTTTTATGGGCAGACCGCTTTTGAGTTTCAAGATCTTATGAACCTTAATTTAGGTCTTACCTACGAGGATGCTTCTTCTAGTTCAAAATCTATCATGTATCCTAGTGCAGAATTTGCCTTAAAGTTTAGCAATCTATTTGATTTAAGTACCAGTAGTGCCTTATCATTTGCAAAGTTACGTTTGGCCTATGGAGAAGTAGGATTAGCTCCAGATGCACATAATTTTGAAACAGGTTATGAAACGGCTTCGTATTCGACCTATTCAGATGCTATTTCTTTATTTGCTTTTGGCGGTGGTTTTAGACTAAATGATGACCAAGGAAATCCAAATTTAGAATTTGAAAAGAAAAGAGAATATGAGATAGGTTTAGATTTTAGATTTTTTAGAAATAGACTGTCTTTATCTGGTACCTATTATTATAACAATACGAGAGACATGATTTTAAACGTTAGCTTAGATCCCTCTTCTGGTTTTGATTCGTTTTTAGGAAATATTGGCGAACTGGAAAACAAAGGACTTGAGCTAGAATTTAATTATGATTTTCTCAAGAAAGAAGACCTAACCTTAAGTTTATTTGGTAATTACTCACAAAACAGAAACGAAATTCTGGATTTAAAAGGCTTTCCTGGTCCTAATTTTAGTCCTGGCTCCTCTATTAATGTAACGGCACTGGTGGGGCAACCTGTTAGTGTTTTAACAGGTAGTGCAGCATTGCGTAATACAGATGGGAGTTTAGATTTGGATGCCAACGGTTTTCCTCAATTAGATACTTCTGGAGATAAGGTTTTGGGTGATCCCAACCCGGATTGGAAAGGGGCTTTAGGATTTAGAGCTAACTATAAAAATTTATCCCTAAATGTTTTGTTTGAAACTAGCCAAGGAAATGATATTGGTGAAAGAACTCGTTATGTACTTTATGGTTTTGGAACACATGGTGATGTTGGCAATGAAGTAACCTTAACACAAGATTTAATAAATAGTGCAGGTACCACCTTTGCAGCTGGATCAACAGTTCGTGGTAACATTCAAGATTTTGGAGGGGGTCCAGTTTTACTTGATGAAAGCTGGTACACTAGTCTTGGTGGTGGTTTTGGTGGTTCTGTGATTAATGAGTTTGCTATCGGAGATGCTAGCTGGACGCGTTTACGAGAATTGAGTTTGGCCTATACCTTAGATGGTAAAGGCATCAAAAAAACAGGCTTAGAATCGATCCAAATTTCTGCAACAGGTAGAAACCTATTTTTATGGACGAAAATTGATGGCATTGACCCAGATGTAAGTCAATTCTCAGGACTGGGTAAAGGATTAGATTATTTTACCAATCCTAGTTCAAAATCTGTTGTTTTTGGTATAACTATTAACTATTAA
- a CDS encoding SusD/RagB family nutrient-binding outer membrane lipoprotein, whose translation MKKYINKIIYSMLLLSFIGCDSYLDVNEDPNVAIDVPPILIFKGMELADVQINSGHLMRISQMWSGQMRGINSLYQRINDYNIAPEESNSNWAHLYHGVITQNRIIQETSDDNLLKGMANVLEAHAIGTSASLFGDIPYSDVGNPEGAAFDGQLSIFEAAQILLTEAIAQLGNVPTTRRFSDDILLGGRSVSWIQVAYTLKARYYLMNGQYGEAYQNALLGVNAATNSLRYAASYAEYGTSDENSSLYNLILRGSRAGDLTTDGSYIQDILLNPLNVTSRNNAKTNESKRRDFYVLDQAKINANRLSAGNATMPLVTYEENLMILAETGFRTVNFDEGLTQLNRLRTYLSSATAFAGDAGLTSLYAAYDVTDFAPGGIENTDNITADKALLREILEEKYVSTFGTILPFDDFRRIRKTDSDIALPLPINAGTIYPERFLIAQDEINGNSKAPSPIPDIFQKTAVHQ comes from the coding sequence ATGAAAAAATATATTAACAAAATAATATATAGCATGTTGCTCCTTTCTTTTATAGGTTGTGACTCCTATTTAGATGTAAACGAAGATCCTAACGTGGCGATAGACGTTCCTCCCATCTTAATTTTTAAAGGGATGGAATTAGCCGATGTTCAAATCAACTCTGGTCATTTAATGCGAATTTCTCAAATGTGGTCAGGTCAAATGAGAGGTATAAATAGTTTGTACCAAAGAATTAATGATTATAATATTGCACCCGAAGAATCAAATTCTAACTGGGCACATTTGTACCACGGCGTTATCACTCAAAATAGGATTATTCAAGAAACTTCAGACGATAACCTTTTAAAAGGAATGGCCAACGTGCTTGAAGCTCATGCTATAGGGACTTCTGCATCGCTTTTTGGAGACATCCCCTATTCTGATGTTGGAAATCCAGAAGGTGCTGCATTTGATGGTCAATTAAGCATTTTTGAAGCCGCTCAGATACTTTTAACAGAAGCCATCGCCCAACTTGGAAACGTCCCTACAACGAGGCGGTTTTCAGACGATATTCTATTAGGAGGAAGATCTGTTTCTTGGATTCAAGTAGCCTATACCTTAAAAGCGCGCTACTATTTAATGAATGGTCAATATGGGGAAGCCTATCAAAATGCACTCCTGGGAGTCAATGCTGCAACCAATTCTTTACGCTATGCAGCTTCCTATGCTGAATATGGTACATCTGACGAAAACAGTAGCTTATATAACCTTATTTTAAGAGGTAGTAGAGCTGGAGATTTAACTACGGATGGTTCGTATATTCAAGACATTCTTTTAAACCCATTAAATGTTACTTCAAGAAATAATGCAAAAACCAATGAATCAAAAAGAAGAGATTTTTATGTTTTAGATCAAGCAAAAATTAACGCAAACAGGTTAAGTGCAGGAAATGCCACTATGCCCTTAGTTACTTATGAAGAGAACTTAATGATTTTGGCAGAAACTGGATTCAGAACAGTAAATTTCGATGAAGGTTTAACACAGTTAAATAGATTAAGAACCTATTTATCTAGTGCCACTGCCTTTGCCGGAGATGCGGGATTAACTTCTTTGTATGCTGCATACGATGTGACAGATTTTGCACCTGGAGGGATAGAGAATACAGATAATATAACTGCGGACAAAGCCCTGCTGCGAGAAATTCTAGAAGAAAAATACGTATCAACTTTTGGTACTATTTTACCTTTTGATGACTTTAGGAGAATTCGCAAAACGGATAGTGATATCGCTTTACCACTGCCAATTAATGCAGGAACTATTTATCCCGAGCGTTTTTTAATTGCACAGGATGAAATTAATGGAAATTCGAAGGCACCAAGCCCTATTCCTGATATTTTCCAAAAGACCGCAGTACATCAATAA
- the accC gene encoding acetyl-CoA carboxylase biotin carboxylase subunit, which yields MFKKILIANRGEIALRIIRTCKEMGIKTVAVYSKADEESLHVRFADEAVCIGPAASSESYLKIPNIIAAAEITNADAIHPGYGFLSENSKFSRICAEHEIKFIGASGDQIDKMGDKATAKQTMKEAGVPCVPGSEGLLKDVTDAKKVAKKMGYPVMIKATAGGGGKGMRAVWSEEKMEDLYNSAVQEASAAFGNGAMYMEKLIEEPRHIEIQIVGDQYGKACHLSERDCSIQRRHQKLTEETPSPFMTDKLREDMGAAAVKAAEFIKYEGAGTIEFLVDKHRNFYFMEMNTRIQVEHPITEQVIDYDLIREQILVAAGVPISGKNYLPKLHSIECRINAEDPYHEFRPSPGKITTLHTPGGHGIRLDTHVYSGYTIPPNYDSMIAKLITTAQTREEAINKMKRALDEFVIEGIKTTIPFHRQLMDHPDYLAGNYTTKFMEDFKMNPATE from the coding sequence ATGTTCAAAAAAATATTAATTGCTAATAGAGGCGAAATAGCTTTGCGAATTATTAGAACGTGCAAAGAGATGGGAATTAAAACAGTTGCTGTTTATTCCAAAGCAGACGAAGAGAGTTTACATGTAAGGTTTGCCGATGAAGCTGTTTGTATAGGACCAGCAGCGAGTAGTGAATCTTATTTAAAGATTCCGAACATCATTGCGGCTGCCGAAATCACAAACGCAGATGCGATACATCCAGGATATGGGTTTTTATCTGAGAACTCTAAATTTTCTAGAATTTGTGCAGAGCACGAGATTAAATTTATAGGAGCTTCAGGAGACCAAATCGATAAGATGGGCGATAAAGCAACGGCTAAACAAACCATGAAAGAAGCAGGGGTACCTTGCGTACCCGGTTCAGAAGGTTTGTTAAAAGATGTAACTGATGCCAAAAAAGTAGCTAAAAAAATGGGATATCCCGTTATGATAAAAGCAACTGCTGGTGGTGGTGGAAAAGGAATGCGTGCCGTTTGGAGCGAAGAAAAAATGGAAGACTTATATAATAGTGCCGTTCAAGAAGCATCAGCTGCTTTTGGAAATGGAGCTATGTATATGGAAAAATTAATTGAAGAGCCGCGTCACATAGAAATCCAAATTGTCGGTGACCAGTATGGTAAAGCCTGTCATTTATCGGAACGAGATTGTTCTATTCAACGTCGTCACCAAAAATTAACCGAAGAAACTCCGTCTCCTTTTATGACCGATAAGCTTCGTGAAGATATGGGAGCTGCTGCTGTAAAAGCGGCTGAGTTTATTAAGTATGAAGGTGCGGGTACTATAGAATTTTTAGTAGATAAACACCGTAACTTCTACTTTATGGAAATGAATACCCGGATCCAAGTAGAACATCCTATTACAGAACAAGTAATAGATTACGATTTAATTAGAGAGCAGATTTTAGTGGCTGCTGGTGTTCCAATTTCTGGTAAAAACTATTTACCAAAATTACACTCTATTGAATGTAGAATTAATGCTGAGGATCCTTATCATGAATTTCGACCTTCTCCAGGTAAAATTACCACCTTGCATACGCCAGGAGGACATGGAATACGTTTAGACACCCATGTATACAGTGGGTATACTATTCCGCCGAATTATGATTCGATGATCGCAAAGCTAATTACAACAGCACAAACAAGGGAAGAGGCTATTAATAAAATGAAACGGGCTTTAGATGAGTTTGTTATAGAAGGAATTAAAACAACCATACCATTTCATAGGCAATTAATGGATCATCCTGATTATTTAGCGGGAAATTACACGACTAAATTTATGGAAGATTTTAAAATGAATCCAGCCACAGAATAA
- the accB gene encoding acetyl-CoA carboxylase biotin carboxyl carrier protein: MDIKEIQSLIKFVAKSGASEVKLEMEDIKITIRTGAAGSYGEPTTYVQQVPMAQNQMMPSAPSAVHEELSAAETKANAEKAENDKYVTIKSPIIGTFYRKSSPEKPVFVEVGSTIKKGDVLCIIEAMKLFNDIESEISGKIVKVLVDDSSPVEFDQPLFLVDPS; encoded by the coding sequence ATGGACATTAAAGAAATTCAAAGCTTGATTAAATTTGTAGCTAAATCAGGTGCTAGCGAGGTTAAATTAGAGATGGAAGACATCAAAATTACCATCCGAACAGGTGCTGCAGGATCATATGGTGAACCAACGACTTATGTACAGCAGGTACCAATGGCACAAAATCAAATGATGCCATCTGCTCCTTCAGCTGTACATGAAGAACTATCTGCCGCAGAAACTAAAGCAAATGCAGAAAAAGCTGAAAATGATAAATATGTTACCATAAAGTCACCTATTATCGGTACTTTTTATAGAAAATCATCACCCGAAAAACCTGTTTTTGTAGAAGTAGGGAGCACTATAAAGAAAGGTGATGTACTTTGTATTATTGAAGCAATGAAATTATTTAATGACATTGAGTCAGAAATTTCTGGAAAAATTGTTAAAGTTTTAGTAGACGATTCTTCTCCAGTAGAATTTGATCAACCATTATTCCTGGTAGATCCATCTTAG
- a CDS encoding beta-ketoacyl-ACP synthase III → MSKLTAAITAVGAYVPDFIMTNKMLEELVDTNDEWITSRTGIKERRILKEEGAGTSFMAIRAAEDLIKKGNIDPKEIDLVLVGTATPDTLVASTAAYVASEIGATNAFAFDLLAACSSFLFGMSTAASFVASGRYKKVLLIGADKMSSIIDYTDRTTCIIFGDGAGAVLFEPNTDGLGVQDEYLRSDGVGRNFLNMNAGGSIMPASEETVKNKQHFIFQDGKTVFKFAVSNMADAAAKIMERNNLTDADVNWLVPHQANKRIIDATANRMGLDHDKVMMNIQKYGNTTSATLPLLLNDYEGQLKKGDNLVFAAFGGGFTWGSIYLKWAYNNN, encoded by the coding sequence ATGAGTAAACTAACGGCGGCCATTACGGCGGTAGGAGCATATGTTCCTGATTTTATTATGACCAACAAGATGTTAGAGGAATTAGTAGATACTAATGACGAATGGATAACATCAAGGACTGGTATTAAGGAGAGAAGAATCCTTAAGGAAGAAGGGGCAGGAACGTCATTTATGGCCATAAGAGCTGCGGAAGACTTAATAAAAAAAGGGAATATAGACCCTAAAGAAATTGATTTAGTTTTAGTAGGTACCGCAACACCAGATACATTAGTCGCTTCTACAGCGGCATATGTTGCATCTGAAATTGGCGCTACCAATGCATTTGCTTTTGATTTGTTAGCCGCTTGTTCAAGCTTTTTATTCGGCATGTCAACGGCAGCAAGCTTTGTAGCATCCGGCAGGTATAAAAAAGTGCTATTAATAGGAGCGGATAAAATGTCGTCGATTATTGATTATACGGACAGAACCACCTGTATCATTTTTGGTGATGGTGCTGGTGCCGTACTTTTTGAACCCAATACAGATGGCCTAGGCGTACAAGACGAATATTTACGTTCTGACGGTGTTGGTCGTAATTTTTTAAATATGAATGCTGGGGGCTCTATTATGCCAGCGTCCGAAGAAACAGTAAAAAACAAACAACATTTTATTTTTCAAGACGGTAAAACGGTATTTAAATTTGCAGTATCAAATATGGCCGATGCCGCTGCCAAAATTATGGAGCGCAACAATTTAACTGATGCCGATGTCAATTGGTTAGTTCCGCATCAGGCCAACAAGCGGATTATTGACGCAACAGCCAATAGAATGGGTCTGGATCACGATAAGGTCATGATGAATATTCAAAAATATGGCAATACAACATCGGCCACACTGCCATTATTATTAAATGATTATGAGGGCCAATTAAAAAAGGGAGATAACCTTGTGTTTGCTGCTTTTGGTGGCGGTTTTACTTGGGGATCTATTTATTTAAAATGGGCATATAATAACAACTAA
- the rpmF gene encoding 50S ribosomal protein L32, translating to MAHPKRKISKTRRDKRRTHYKAVAPTLAKDPTTGEMHLYHRAHWHEGKLYYRGQVLIDTTEEVAA from the coding sequence ATGGCACATCCAAAACGGAAAATTTCCAAAACAAGAAGAGACAAAAGAAGAACACATTATAAGGCTGTTGCCCCAACACTTGCAAAAGACCCAACTACTGGAGAAATGCATTTGTACCATAGAGCACACTGGCATGAAGGTAAATTATATTACAGAGGTCAGGTTTTAATCGATACTACTGAAGAAGTAGCCGCTTAA
- a CDS encoding DUF177 domain-containing protein produces MKKHREFMIPFSGLKIGAHEFDFKVNNTFFESFEYNEFNEATIDLVVDLNKSSTMLELVMTANGTVNVYCDVTNEPYDQPITADLKLVVKFGEEFNNDNDEILILPHGEYQVEISQYVYEMLVLAVPLKKVHPGVEDGTLESETLDKLEELHPKEIKETKDKKTDPRWDSLKKLLTDK; encoded by the coding sequence ATGAAGAAGCATAGAGAGTTTATGATTCCTTTTTCAGGATTGAAGATAGGAGCACATGAATTTGATTTTAAGGTTAACAATACGTTCTTTGAATCTTTTGAATATAATGAGTTTAATGAGGCTACTATTGATTTAGTAGTAGATTTAAATAAATCGAGTACCATGCTGGAGTTAGTAATGACTGCAAACGGTACGGTAAATGTTTATTGTGATGTTACCAATGAACCCTATGACCAACCCATAACTGCTGATTTAAAGTTAGTGGTTAAGTTTGGAGAAGAGTTCAATAATGACAATGATGAAATTTTAATTCTTCCACACGGAGAATATCAAGTAGAAATTTCGCAATATGTTTACGAAATGTTAGTGTTAGCAGTTCCTTTGAAAAAAGTACATCCAGGAGTAGAAGATGGTACTTTAGAATCTGAAACATTAGACAAACTAGAAGAATTGCATCCAAAAGAAATAAAAGAAACTAAAGATAAAAAAACGGATCCGCGATGGGATTCATTAAAAAAGTTATTAACGGATAAATAA
- the pdxA gene encoding 4-hydroxythreonine-4-phosphate dehydrogenase PdxA, whose translation MAEDRQKIKLGVSIGDLNGIGCEVVLKTFEDIRMLDFCTPVIFASNKTISYQKSELGLEINYNGIQEASKAIDGKLNVVNVWKEIPKIEFGVATKEAGDYALKSLKAAVQALKNGDIDVLVTAPINKNNIQAEDFKFPGHTDYLAHELEGESLMFMVTDELRVGLLTDHIAVKDVAKAITPELIKSKINTIEKSLKIDFGISKPKIALLGINPHSGDNGVIGNEDDEILKPVIRELFDNGQLIYGPYSADSFFGSDGYKNFDAILAAYHDQGLIPFKTLSFGKGVNYTAGLNKVRTSPDHGTAYEIAGKGKADYSSFKEAVFTAIEIFRNRKEYSELTANPLKKSRLKREFR comes from the coding sequence ATGGCAGAGGATAGACAAAAAATAAAACTTGGGGTTTCTATTGGCGATTTAAACGGAATAGGTTGCGAAGTGGTTCTAAAGACTTTTGAAGATATAAGAATGTTGGATTTTTGTACGCCAGTTATTTTCGCATCGAATAAAACGATAAGCTACCAAAAGTCAGAATTAGGATTAGAGATCAACTATAATGGAATTCAAGAGGCCTCGAAAGCTATAGACGGAAAACTAAATGTAGTCAATGTTTGGAAAGAAATCCCAAAAATTGAATTTGGAGTAGCTACAAAAGAGGCAGGAGACTATGCCCTAAAATCGTTAAAAGCAGCTGTGCAAGCATTAAAAAATGGAGATATAGATGTTTTAGTAACAGCACCCATCAACAAAAATAATATTCAGGCTGAAGATTTTAAATTTCCTGGCCATACCGATTATTTGGCCCATGAATTGGAGGGAGAAAGTTTAATGTTTATGGTCACCGATGAATTAAGAGTAGGGCTTTTAACAGATCATATCGCCGTTAAAGATGTAGCGAAAGCGATAACACCTGAATTGATTAAAAGTAAAATAAATACCATTGAAAAATCTTTAAAGATAGATTTTGGGATCAGCAAACCAAAAATTGCACTTTTAGGGATTAACCCTCATAGTGGTGATAACGGGGTTATTGGAAATGAAGATGATGAAATCTTAAAGCCTGTAATTCGAGAATTGTTTGATAATGGACAATTAATATATGGACCTTATTCCGCAGATAGTTTTTTTGGTTCCGATGGCTATAAAAATTTTGATGCTATATTAGCGGCTTACCACGATCAAGGACTAATTCCTTTTAAAACCTTATCTTTCGGGAAGGGGGTAAATTATACGGCTGGGCTAAACAAGGTGCGCACATCGCCGGATCATGGTACGGCCTATGAAATTGCAGGAAAAGGAAAGGCAGATTATAGCTCTTTTAAAGAAGCTGTTTTTACCGCAATTGAAATTTTTAGAAACAGAAAAGAGTATAGCGAATTAACCGCAAACCCCTTAAAAAAATCGCGTTTAAAAAGAGAGTTTAGGTAA